In Apium graveolens cultivar Ventura chromosome 10, ASM990537v1, whole genome shotgun sequence, the following are encoded in one genomic region:
- the LOC141693687 gene encoding GRAS family protein RAM1-like: MVRQKMMNNSLCGSMESLKSESCCSKLLPNSSNDSLVLETSKKHHLSSDVDKKSLTPSISSLNFDALKFDVLEGEMEVQSPDNSALWESFFTDQLDGGDFMISSPVRNLPSPQGTNFNNYHCSYVQSMHGQSLLGLSPPRALSPLGPFNSMHNNKMKGMSPLHRVLNSPNNQEFMQVENFSLPALENFLDDYDRDEDFGSLKGFGAGGSCYNDALTTIPALLECLTQPNNSTRFAGSESTLHGGNSQTCDDLYQKKPMANPPLLQQLEEEREQEKQQQKQQQQPPPQRPQQLQQAQIIDNTLMVPPLSIAPEQEQESGLQLVHLLLACAEATAKEDYMLAGRYVHHLNRVVTPLGDSMQRVASCFTEALSARLNATLTTKPPSSNSKPFTPFPPDSIEILKIYQILYQACPYIKFAHFTANQAIFEAFEAEQRVHVIDLDILQGYQWPAFMQALAARPGGPPFLRITGVGTSPEAVMETGRCLSELAHSLRVPFEFHPVGEQLEDLKPHMFNRRVGEALAVNSVNRLQRVPGNSLGNLLAMIRDQAPNIVTIVEQEASHNGPYFLGRFLEALHYYSAIFDSLDATFPLDSAHRVKVEQCIFAPEIQNIVACEGVERVMRHEKLEKWRKIMESKGFKGVPLSGNAVTQSNILLGLYSCDGYRLTEDNGCLLLGWQDRAILAASAWRC; this comes from the exons ATGGTGAGACAAAAGATGATGAATAATTCTCTGTGTGGAAGCATGGAGAGTTTGAAGAGTGAGAGCTGTTGCTCCAAGCTACTTCCGAATTCTTCAAATGATTCCCTGGTGTTGGAAACTTCTAAGAAGCATCATTTGTCCTCAGACGTGGACAAGAAAAGTTTAACTCCATCAATATCGAGCCTTAACTTTGATGCTCTAAAGTTCGACGTGTTGGAAGGAGAAATGGAAGTTCAGTCACCTGATAATTCGGCATTATGGGAATCATTCTTCACCGATCAACTTGATGGTGGTGACTTTATGATATCATCACCGGTGAGGAACTTACCATCCCCACAAGGTACAAATTTTAATAATTACCATTGCAGTTATGTGCAGTCCATGCATGGGCAGTCTCTTTTAGGATTATCTCCTCCTCGGGCGCTATCTCCCCTAGGGCCTTTTAACAGTATGcataataataaaatgaagggAATGAGTCCACTGCATAGAGTTTTAAATTCTCCTAATAATCAAGAGTTTATGCAAGTAGAGAACTTTTCTCTACCCGCCCTCGAGAATTTCTTAGATGATTATGACCGAGATGAAGATTTCGGATCCCTGAAGGGCTTTGGGGCTGGTGGAAGTTGTTACAATGATGCCCTCACAACAATTCCAGCGTTGTTGGAGTGCTTGACTCAGCCAAATAATTCTACCAGGTTTGCTGGATCCGAATCAACCCTCCATGGAGGAAATTCTCAAACGTGTGATGATCTTTACCAGAAAAAACCAATGGCCAATCCACCACTATTACAGCAATTAGAGGAAGAAAGGGAGCAAGAAAAGCAGCAGCAAAAACAACAGCAACAACCACCCCCTCAGAGGCCTCAACAACTACAGCAAGCCCAAATTATTGACAATACTTTGATGGTCCCTCCTCTGTCTATTGCCCCAGAGCAG GAACAAGAAAGTGGGCTTCAACTGGTTCATCTACTTCTAGCATGTGCAGAAGCAACTGCAAAAGAAGACTACATGTTAGCAGGAAGATACGTGCACCATCTCAACCGAGTTGTCACACCTCTCGGTGACTCCATGCAACGTGTAGCGTCCTGTTTCACAGAAGCTCTAAGCGCCAGGCTAAACGCAACATTAACAACTAAACCACCATCCTCTAATTCAAAACCTTTTACCCCTTTCCCTCCGGATTCCATTGAAATTCTAAAAATCTACCAAATCTTATACCAGGCTTGCCCTTACATAAAATTTGCACACTTCACTGCTAACCAAGCAATCTTCGAGGCATTTGAAGCAGAGCAGCGtgtgcatgtcattgatttggATATTCTACAAGGCTACCAGTGGCCGGCTTTCATGCAAGCTCTAGCAGCCCGTCCAGGTGGCCCTCCATTTCTTCGAATCACCGGAGTTGGCACATCTCCTGAGGCTGTCATGGAGACGGGGAGATGTTTAAGTGAATTAGCTCACTCACTGCGTGTGCCTTTCGAGTTTCACCCAGTTGGTGAACAACTCGAAGACTTGAAACCACATATGTTTAACAGACGAGTCGGGGAGGCACTGGCTGTTAACTCAGTTAACCGCCTTCAACGAGTTCCGGGAAATAGTCTTGGCAACTTGTTGGCAATGATACGAGATCAAGCTCCGAATATAGTAACAATTGTGGAACAAGAAGCAAGCCATAATGGCCCTTACTTTTTGGGCCGATTTCTGGAAGCACTGCATTATTATTCAGCTATTTTCGATTCACTGGATGCAACATTTCCTCTAGATTCTGCACACAGGGTTAAGGTTGAGCAATGCATTTTTGCGCCAGAGATACAAAACATCGTTGCATGTGAAGGAGTTGAGAGAGTAATGAGGCATGAGAAGCTGGAAAAGTGGAGAAAAATAATGGAAAGTAAAGGGTTTAAAGGAGTTCCCCTGAGTGGGAATGCAGTTACTCAGTCTAATATTTTGTTGGGATTGTATTCATGTGATGGATATAGATTAACGGAGGACAATGGTTGCTTGCTGTTGGGATGGCAAGATAGAGCTATACTTGCTGCGTCTGCGTGGCGATGTTAA